Proteins encoded together in one Coffea arabica cultivar ET-39 chromosome 2c, Coffea Arabica ET-39 HiFi, whole genome shotgun sequence window:
- the LOC113727627 gene encoding probable linoleate 9S-lipoxygenase 5 gives MEHIMKSLAGKHGEGNKKKIKGTVVLMKKNVLDFTDFNASIADEVHELLGKKVSLQLVSSVNGDPEKGLQGKLGSPAYLEGWITTNHRLTVGESVFNITFDWEEEVEVPGAFIIQNHHHSEFFLKTVTLEDVPGHGRIHFVCNSWVYPAKKYNQNRIFFSNQAYLPSDTPEPLRRYREEELLTLRGDGTGELQEWDRVYDYAYYNDLADPDKGSDYERPVLGGSTEYPYPRRGRTGRPPTKTDPNAESRLPILSSLNIYVPRDERFGHLKMSDFLAFALKSIVQLLVPEFEALCDRTPDEFDSIEDTLKLYEGGIKLPDGPLLKNIVDNIPLELLKQLLQSDGEEFLKYPTPQVIKDDKSAWRTDEEFTREMLAGVNPVIISRLQEFPPRSKLNSAVYGNQNSTITRQQIEQRLDGLTIDEALKMNSLFILDHHDTIMPYLRRINTTSTKTYATRTLLFLQKDGTLKPLAIELSLPHPNGDEFGAISKVYTPAELGVDGSLWQLAKAYVAVNDSGIHQLISHWLNTHATIEPFVIATNRQLSVVHPIHKLLHPHFRDTMNINAFARQILINAGGIVEITVFPAKYAMEMSSVVYKDWIFPEQALPADLIKRKMAVEDSTSPYGLRLLIEDYPFAVDGLKIWSSIKTWVTDYCSFYYKSDQMVQEDTELQSWWKEAREKGHADKKDEPWWPRMKTLTELIDSCTIIIWVSSALHASTNFGQWPYAGYAPNRPTISRRFMPEPGTPEYEELKSNPDKAFLKTITPQFQTLLGLSTIEILSRHTTDEVYLGQRENPQWTKDTEPLEAFKRFGQTLSEIEDQILQMNGDPKWRNRVGPANIPYTLLFPTSDSGITGRGIPNSIAI, from the exons ATGGAGCATATTATGAAGTCATTGGCCGGCAAACATGGTGAAGGCAACAAGAAGAAGATCAAGGGAACCGTAGTTTTGATGAAAAAGAATGTGTTGGACTTCACTGATTTCAATGCTTCTATTGCTGATGAAGTTCATGAGTTGCTAGGCAAGAAAGTCTCTCTACAACTCGTCAGTTCTGTTAACGGTGATCCAG AAAAAGGACTGCAAGGAAAACTTGGAAGTCCTGCATATTTGGAAGGTTGGATCACTACAAACCATCGTCTGACAGTTGGTGAATCAGTTTTCAATATCACATTTGACTGGGAAGAAGAGGTTGAAGTTCCAGGAGCATTCATCattcaaaatcatcatcatAGCGAATTCTTTCTAAAGACGGTGACTCTTGAAGATGTACCTGGACATGGCCGAATCCACTTTGTCTGCAACTCTTGGGTTTATCCAGCTAAAAAGTACAACCAAAATCgtattttcttttcaaatcag GCATATCTTCCGAGTGATACACCAGAACCACTGCGCCGATACAGAGAAGAAGAATTATTGACCTTGAGAGGAGATGGTACTGGAGAACTCCAGGAATGGGACAGAGTCTATGACTATGCTTATTACAATGATCTGGCGGATCCAGACAAAGGTAGCGACTACGAACGCCCGGTCCTTGGAGGATCCACGGAATATCCTTATCCCAGAAGGGGAAGAACAGGCAGACCACCAACAAAGACAG ATCCAAATGCTGAGAGCAGGCTGCCAATACTTTCAAGCTTAAACATTTATGTTCCTAGGGATGAACGATTCGGGCACTTGAAGATGTCAGATTTCCTAGCTTTTGCATTGAAATCCATTGTTCAATTGCTTGTCCCTGAGTTTGAGGCTCTGTGTGATAGAACCCCTGATGAATTTGATAGCATTGAAGATACTCTTAAACTCTATGAAGGTGGAATAAAGCTACCAGATGGTCCTTTGCTCAAAAACATTGTTGACAACATCCCCTTGGAGTTGCTCAAGCAACTTCTTCAGAGTGATGGAGAAGAGTTCCTCAAATATCCAACTCCACAGGTTATTAAAG ATGACAAATCTGCATGGAGGACAGACGAAGAATTTACAAGAGAAATGCTAGCTGGAGTGAACCCTGTCATTATTAGTCGTCTCCAA GAGTTTCCACCGAGAAGCAAGCTCAACTCTGCAGTCTATGGCAATCAAAATAGTACAATAACCAGACAACAGATAGAGCAAAGGTTGGACGGCCTGACAATTGATGAG GCACTGAAGATGAATAGTCTATTCATTCTGGATCACCATGACACGATTATGCCATATTTGAGGAGAATAAACACAACAAGTACAAAGACTTATGCCACAAGGACTCTGCTCTTTTTGCAAAAAGACGGAACCTTGAAGCCATTAGCCATTGAGCTTAGCCTGCCCCACCCAAATGGAGATGAATTTGGTGCGATCAGTAAAGTATACACACCTGCTGAACTTGGCGTGGATGGTTCGCTGTGGCAATTAGCAAAAGCTTATGTTGCAGTGAATGACTCAGGCATTCATCAGCTCATTAGCCACTG GTTAAATACACATGCTACAATCGAACCATTTGTGATTGCAACCAATAGGCAGCTGAGTGTGGTTCATCCAATTCATAAGCTTCTGCATCCTCACTTCCGTGACACAATGAACATTAACGCTTTTGCCCGCCAAATCCTGATTAATGCAGGAGGCATTGTTGAGATAACAGTTTTCCCTGCAAAATATGCCATGGAGATGTCATCAGTTGTTTACAAAGATTGGATCTTTCCTGAACAAGCACTTCCAGCTGATCTCATTAAGAG AAAAATGGCAGTCGAGGATTCAACTTCCCCTTATGGCCTTCGATTACTAATTGAGGATTATCCCTTTGCTGTCGATGGATTGAAGATTTGGTCATCTATCAAAACATGGGTGACAGACTACTGCTCTTTTTACTACAAAAGTGATCAGATGGTTCAAGAAGACACTGAACTACAATCCTGGTGGAAAGAAGCAAGAGAAAAAGGGCATGCTGACAAGAAAGATGAACCATGGTGGCCACGAATGAAGACTCTCACTGAGCTAATTGACTCATGTACTATAATAATATGGGTGTCTTCTGCTCTTCACGCATCAACCAATTTTGGTCAGTGGCCATATGCTGGTTATGCCCCGAATCGCCCTACCATAAGCCGCAGATTCATGCCTGAGCCTGGTACTCCTGAGTATGAAGAGCTGAAGTCTAATCCTGATaaggctttcttgaaaactatCACACCCCAATTCCAGACTCTACTTGGTCTTTCCACCATTGAGATTTTATCCCGGCACACTACCGATGAAGTTTATCTCGGCCAAAGGGAGAATCCTCAATGGACAAAGGACACAGAACCACTTGAAGCTTTTAAAAGATTTGGACAAACTCTGTCTGAAATTGAGGATCAAATTCTACAGATGAATGGTGATCCAAAGTGGAGAAACAGGGTTGGACCAGCTAATATACCATATACATTACTTTTCCCTACAAGTGATAGTGGTATAACTGGCAGAGGAATTCCAAATAGCATAGCAATATGA
- the LOC113727626 gene encoding probable linoleate 9S-lipoxygenase 5 encodes MKKHVLDFNDFSAAVVDLLYEFLGKKVSLQLVSSVKADHSGKLGTPAYLENWITTFSSVKAGESALSVTFDWDEDIGVPGAFIIKNFHQYEFYLKTLTLENVPGHDSIHFVCNSCVYPADKYKTDRIFFSNQAYLPNNTSEPLKFYREAELANLRGDGTGELKEWDRIYDYACYNDLGDPDRKDASYVSPILGGSVVYPYPRRGRTGRPCTKTDPNSESGLPLLESLNIYVPRDERFGHLKMSDFLAYELKSISQFLLSEYGNKSDSNSMEFDSFEDVQKIYEGGIKIPKSLTEGISLEFLKQVLPTDGEGLLKYPLLKIIEGNKSAWRTDEEFAREMLAGLNTVIIRGLHVFPPSSKLDPKVYGNQSSTITRKHIENKLEGMTIQDAIKTNRLFILDHHDTIMPYLRRINATPTKTYASRTLLFLQKDGTLKPLAIELRLPHPDGDKFGSISKVYTPAEQGVENSIWQLAKAYVAVNDSGIRQLITHWLHTHAVIGPIVIATNRQLSVLHPVYKLLHPHFRDTMNINAISRQILTNAKGIVESTLFPSVCAMEMSSLQYRDWVFPEQALPADLIKRQFSPYGLRLIIHDYPYAVDGLKIWSAIKTWVTDYCSFFYKADQMIQQDTELQAWWKEFREKGHADKKDEKCWPQMKTITELINSCTIIIWLASALHAATNFGQWPYAGFQPNRPTTSPRFMPEPGTEEYEELKSNPDKAFLKTIASQPQTLLGLSTIEILSRHTTDEVYLGQRENPEWTKNSEPLEAFKRFGRTLSGIEDQIQLTYHTPCFSLRVKVE; translated from the exons GGAAATTAGGGACTCCTGCTTACCTGGAAAACTGGATCACTACATTTTCCTCTGTAAAAGCTGGTGAATCAGCCTTGTCTGTCACATTTGACTGGGATGAAGATATTGGAGTTCCAGGAGCtttcataataaaaaattttcaccaatATGAGTTTTACCTCAAGACTCTAACTCTTGAAAATGTTCCTGGACATGATAGCATCCACTTTGTTTGCAACTCTTGCGTTTATCCAGCTGATAAATACAAAACAGACCGCATTTTCTTCTCTAATCAG GCATATCTTCCTAATAACACGTCAGAACCACTGAAGTTCTACAGAGAAGCAGAATTAGCAAACCTGAGAGGAGATGGAACTGGAGAGCTTAAGGAATGGGACAGAATATATGACTACGCTTGTTATAATGATCTGGGAGATCCAGACAGGAAGGACGCAAGCTACGTTAGTCCAATTTTGGGAGGATCTGTCGTGTATCCTTACCCTCGCAGGGGAAGAACCGGGAGACCATGTACTAAGACAG ATCCAAACTCTGAGAGCGGGTTGCCACTGCTTGAGAGCCTAAACATTTATGTACCAAGAGATGAGCGATTTGGACACTTGAAGATGTCAGACTTCCTTGCTTACGAATTGAAGTCGATTTCTCAATTCCTTCTCTCCGAGTATGGGAATAAATCTGACAGCAATTCTATGGAGTTTGACAGCTTTGAAGATGTGCAGAAAATCTATGAAGGAGGAATCAAGATACCCAAAAGCTTAACCGAAGGCATCTCTCTTGAGTTTTTGAAGCAAGTGCTGCCGACAGATGGTGAAGGACTTCTGAAATACCCATTGCTCAAGATTATTGAAG GAAATAAATCTGCATGGAGGACTGATGAAGAATTTGCAAGAGAAATGTTGGCTGGACTGAACACTGTGATAATAAGAGGCCTTCAC GTGTTCCCTCCATCGAGCAAGCTAGATCCTAAGGTCTATGGTAACCAGTCTAGTACAATAACCAGAAAACATATAGAGAATAAACTGGAGGGCATGACAATTCAAGAT GCAATCAAGACTAATCGTCTTTTCATTTTGGATCACCATGATACAATTATGCCATATCTAAGGCGAATAAATGCTACACCTACCAAAACTTACGCTTCTAGGACACTGCTCTTTCTACAAAAAGATGGAACACTAAAGCCATTAGCAATTGAACTAAGATTGCCTCATCCAGATGGCGATAAATTTGGTTCCATTAGCAAAGTATACACACCTGCCGAACAAGGTGTTGAGAATTCCATTTGGCAGCTGGCTAAAGCTTATGTTGCAGTCAATGACTCTGGCATCCGCCAACTCATCACACATTG GTTGCATACACATGCAGTAATTGGGCCGATTGTGATTGCAACAAACAGGCAACTAAGTGTGCTCCATCCTGTATATAAGCTTCTCCATCCTCACTTCCGCGACACAATGAATATAAATGCGATAAGTCGTCAGATCCTGACTAATGCAAAAGGAATTGTTGAGAGTACATTGTTTCCTTCAGTGTGTGCAATGGAAATGTCATCCCTTCAATATAGGGATTGGGTGTTTCCCGAGCAAGCACTTCCTGCTGATCTAATTAAAAGGCAA TTTTCCCCATATGGCCTTCGCTTAATAATCCATGACTATCCATATGCCGTTGATGGATTAAAGATTTGGTCAGCTATCAAAACTTGGGTCACAGACTACTGCTCCTTTTTCTACAAAGCTGACCAGATGATTCAACAAGACACTGAACTCCAAGCCTGGTGGAAAGAATTCAGAGAAAAGGGACATGCCGACAAGAAAGATGAAAAATGTTGGCCTCAAATGAAGACCATCACAGAGCTGATTAACTCATGCACTATCATAATATGGTTGGCTTCAGCTCTTCATGCAGCGACCAATTTCGGACAGTGGCCTTATGCAGGTTTTCAGCCAAATCGCCCCACCACGAGCCCCAGATTCATGCCAGAGCCTGGTACTGAAGAGTATGAAGAGCTCAAGTCTAATCCTGATaaggctttcttgaaaactatCGCATCCCAACCCCAGACTCTACTTGGCCTTTCCACCATTGAGATCTTGTCAAGGCATACTACTGATGAGGTTTACCTCGGACAAAGAGAGAATCCTGAATGGACTAAGAACTCAGAACCACTGGAAGCTTTTAAAAGATTTGGGAGAACTCTGTCTGGAATTGAGGATCAAATTCAGTTAACATACCATACACCTTGCTTTTCCCTACGAGTGAAAGTGGAATAA